From Thermococcus barophilus MP:
GACAAACTTGCCCATTGCAACCAATGCCTCAGTTCTGTCACCATCTTCCAATGGCACAACAACTACGTCAGCTCTCCATATGCCCTTCTCATCAACTTTCCCTCTCTCGCTTTCAAGATTTGGGATCCTCTTGGTTGGATTTATTCCCAAAAGTTCAACATCTGGATCAATTTCTCTTAACACTTCTGCTATTGCTTTAACCCTTTCTTCTGTGCGGTAGAAGAGGTTTATTTCAATCTTTGCGTTAAGGAGTTTTGCCAATTCAATGGTCTCTTTAGGGACTAATGCTGCAACATTACCGTTCACAGAAAGGACAGGATGTTCAGCGAGCAAAAGCTTAGCAACAGCTGCCCTCATAGCTCTTTCTGCTGGCTCAATTGTTTTTTCGCCAATTAAATAGTCAAAAGCCTCTCCCCTGCCATGTGCTATTAGTCCAGCTGTTGCCAGAATTCCATTCTCTAACGCTTCTTCAAGTTTATGCCTATAGTACAGGCTCCAATATCGGGGATGAGATTTAGGTACTTTGAATTCAGCCATTTTCCCACCTCCTTTTCATTAGTAATGTTCCTACAAAAAGCATCAGGAACGAAGCGGGCCCACATATTCCACCTTTTTCGGATGTCGTTGTTATTGGGGAAGATGACGTAATAGGGGTTGAAGAAGGAGTGATGGTTGTCGTGGTAGCCG
This genomic window contains:
- a CDS encoding 4-phosphopantoate--beta-alanine ligase, with the translated sequence MAEFKVPKSHPRYWSLYYRHKLEEALENGILATAGLIAHGRGEAFDYLIGEKTIEPAERAMRAAVAKLLLAEHPVLSVNGNVAALVPKETIELAKLLNAKIEINLFYRTEERVKAIAEVLREIDPDVELLGINPTKRIPNLESERGKVDEKGIWRADVVVVPLEDGDRTEALVAMGKFVITIDLNPLSRSARMADITVVDNIIRAYPRMIEIAKELKKKPKEELKAIVNNYDNGKILSEVLLHMKDRLEKLANHSIWRMKELPF